A single region of the Theileria annulata chromosome 4, complete sequence, *** SEQUENCING IN PROGRESS *** genome encodes:
- a CDS encoding uncharacterized protein (Tap349h10.p1c.cand.210 - score = 45.26), whose protein sequence is MNDVTINFLEKLHKSYESKEKYHYESNSYFSTSIFKHFDYCSNYLLIVSVNKYFKGCLDSPALFTLVNQQFTPHNLGISVKYKLLVTIKCEYLDTDNSISCYYFNVSLDTGNSQFHYVKNLSVNLNGSVLLLYSDTYCFIASTPFEISQYVVENHGNCRRVFVKKVIQGQQILKKQTVSNSIVNVVKAIWNPLHSNTFVITTNELISEDYRNGSEDAETDVVDDSHPEKVRNYSFLRLFNLDNSIDKAEYTIKVSEQMCRLGHDGKTDISEKFQTKFGVFVDMFWNCNDTSTFGSYTMYVLSNYGYVFCYCPISINQICDTTKNIPMVRKTLELMKEGFTYKFDNSDTTPNNFFNNHENNYELVLKIQDSLFSHDSSVTYYPIIIRLISDCIPDCKFSYSYPTYQSLLVLSTEPLVILVCNSNSKLQVFESNLQLYPSNSIFYNKNILYRVNHCKLSHSMEFDSDEPFYFQYISDSDFIYYSRNESYHINYKHKLSFKPFITKSHQGVFSPPIVIKSNMEGLEFEYNNPFHIIIAQKYYCDSEIQVLDSFLFYKLFPFPKTNVGTKLNDTSQSSISFESGKTTLTIVKPNTDLFEKIRNSRNMVNRYKSIFETMRKLNKSTDIKEKAIGIMENMAMLHSEVIANLDSAHIYQQAVEEYVRRNEQASVLIENHFRETIEHYHTIFNNINDRIQNVVKTREYISNRRLELKKMIDLYERVKGMDNSLDYYSNMITELYLRYSRIILIRLDENLENSDYSSSFEMKKQFMIDEWFRNTFKENVDLMHRLFNRIKTIRAVIDSIN, encoded by the exons ATGAATGATGttactattaattttttagaaaaattacataaatCCTATGAATCCAAAGAAAAATATCACTATGAGTCAAATTCCTATTTTTCAACATCGATTTTTAAACACTTTGATTATtgttcaaattatttacttatCGTATCAGTAAACAAGTATTTCAAGGGATGTTTAGACTCTCCAGCGCTGTTTACCCTTGTAAATCAACAATTTACTCCACATAATTTAGGTATTTCTGTAAAATACAAACTACTTGTAACTATAAAATGTGAATATCTCGACACCGACAACTCAATATCatgttattatttcaatGTGTCTCTTGACACAGGTAATTCTCAGTTCCATTATGTCAAAAACTTGTCAGTAAATCTTAATGGCTCTGTTTTACTTCTATACTCCGACACATACTGTTTCATCGCAAGCACACCGTTCGAAATATCGCAATATGTTGTTGAAAATCATGGAAATTGTAGAAGAGTTTTCGTTAAAAAGGTTATTCAAGGCCAACAGATTCTCAAAAAACAGACTGTATCAAATTCAATTGTAAACGTAGTCAAAGCTATTTGGAACCCGTTACACTCAAACACGTTTGTAATTACAACAAATGAACTAATATCAGAAGATTATAGAAATGGATCAGAAGATGCTGAGACTGACGTTGTAGATGATTCTCATCCGGAGAAAGTTAGAAATTACTCGTTCTTAAGACTGTTTAATTTGGATAACAGTATTGATAAGGCTGAATATACCATCAAAGTCTCCGAACAAATGTGTAGACTGGGACATGATGGTAAAACTGATATATCAGAGAAGTTTCAAACGAAATTTGGAGTGTTTGTAGACATGTTTTGGAACTGTAATGACACATCAACGTTTGGATCATATACCATGTACGTACTATCAAATTACGGATACGTATTCTGTTATTGTCCCATTTCAATTAACCAAATTTGTGACACGACTAAAAATATACCAATGGTAAGAAAAACACTTGAACTTATGAAGGAAGGGTTtacatataaatttgataattctGATACCACACCAAATAACTTTTTCAATAATCACGAGAATAACTATGAACTTGTACTGAAAATTCAGGACTCATTGTTCTCACATGATTCCAGTGTAACATATTACCCAATAATCATAAGATTGATATCGGATTGTATACCTGATTGTAAATTCTCATACTCATACCCTACATATCAGTCACTATTAGTACTTTCAACAGAGCCTTTGGTAATTTTAGTATGTAACTCAAATTCAAAGCTACAAGTGTTTGAGTCGAACCTTCAACTGTATCCTTCAAATTCAATTTTctataataaaaacataCTCTACCGTGTGAATCACTGTAAATTATCGCACTCGATGGAGTTTGACTCTGATGAACCGTTCTACTTTCAGTACATATCAGACTCAGATTTCATATATTACTCAAGAAATGAGTCATATcacattaattataaacataaaCTAAGTTTTAAGCCGTTTATTACCAAGAGTCACCAAGGTGTATTTTCACCACCAATTGTTATCAAGTCTAATATGGAAGGTTTAGaatttgaatataataaCCCATTCCACATCATTATCGcacaaaaatattattgtgATTCAGAAATCCAAGTATTGGATTCGTTTCTGTTTTACAAATTGTTTCCGTTTCCCAAAACTAATGTAGGAACCAAATTGAATGACACATCACAGTCTTCAATATCATTTGAATCTGGAAAAACTACCCTGACAATTGTAAAACCAAATACAgatttatttgaaaaaatccGTAATAGTAGAAATATGGTCAATAGATACAAGTCAATTTTCGAGACTATGAGAAAGTTGAATAAATCCACTGACATAAAAGAG AAAGCAATTGGTATTATGGAGAACATGGCAATGCTTCATTCGGAAGTTATAGCAAATTTAGATTCTGCCCATATATATCAACAAGCAGTTGAGGAGTATGTAAGGAGAAATGAACAAGCTTCAGTACTTATAGAGAACCATTTTAGAGAAACTATAGAACACTACCATACTATcttcaataatattaatgatagGATTCAGAATGTTGTCAAAACCAGAGaatatatatcaaataGAAGATTAGAACTCAAAAAGATGATTGACCTGTATGAAAGAGTCAAGGGGATGGACAACTCGTTGGACTACTATTCAAACATGATTACTGAACTTTATCTTCGGTACTCTAGAATTATTCTGATTAGACTTGATGAAAACTTGGAAAATTCAGATTATTCATCTTCTTTTGAGATGAAGAAACAGTTTATGATAG ATGAGTGGTTCCGAAACACTTTCAAGGAAAACGTCGACCTGATGCACCGTCTTTTCAACAGAATCAAGACCATTAGAGCTGTTATTGATTCAATCAACTAG
- a CDS encoding mannosyltransferase, putative (Tap349h10.p1c.C.cand.20 - score = 13.46;~SMART pfam:Mannosyl_trans (PF05007) at aa 141-417, E()=2.60e-35;~8 probable transmembrane helices predicted for TA08865 by TMHMM2.0 at aa 20-42, 140-162, 169-191, 227-249, 287-309, 329-346, 353-375 and 390-412), whose product MNESLFVRYYRKINDNPEPLRLFIYCSSVFIRLALIAYSSFHNLKFDVKYTDIDYLVFSDASKLVLAGKSPYLRHTYRYTPILSYLMVFNHYLFNDFGKLLFTVSDLLVGLAIEKTLSASSDLKKYLLSALWLLNPFVIAISSRGNADTIICLIIISSIYFLKRGHISVSALLFGLSVHFKLYPVIYALPVVFHLYSRELVCCWLNFRKFLMKLPLLLITHINFKQIRFAILSFLSFAFFTYLTFYLYGFESIYESYLYHYVRKDHRHNFSLYFNLMYYIVDTNMNLNLFVSFVPQVFCFLIFSLVAFVDLTLSLFLMTISFVSLNKVLTSQHFLWWICLLPLVLSKINLNFGNLRYFLLSVASVFVFKFFWLFCGYRQEFLGYSSFNEVCGGLIYCLDVVFINIPCGLPHACRMDSNIQFLQQIDKEN is encoded by the exons aTGAACGAATCTTTATTTGTTCGATATTATCGCAAAATTAATGACAACCCTGAACCACTTAGGTTGTTTATATATTGCTCCTCTGTTTTTATTCGTTTGGCTTTAATTGCATATTCCAGCTTCCATAATcttaaat TTGATGTTAAGTATACTGATATTGACTATTTGGTTTTTTCGGATGCTTCTAAGCTTGTTTTGGCTGGTAAATCGCCATATCTTAGGCACACATATCGCTACACTCCCATACT ATCATATTTGATGGTTTTTAACcattatttgtttaatgATTTCGGTAAATTGCTGTTCACAGTATCAGATTTACTCGTCGGACTTGCGATTGAGAAAACACTTTCAGCAAGTTCTGACCTAAAGAAATATCTACTCTCAGCATTGTGGCTCCTTAACCCGTTTGTAATTGCAATATCTTCCAGAGGCAATGCTGATACAATTATCTGTCTCATTATCATTTCTTCCATTTACTTTCTAAAAAGAGGGCATATATCAGTATCAGCTCTACT gtTTGGGCTGTCTGTTCATTTTAAGTTATATCCTGTGATTTATGCATTGCCGGTTGTTTTTCATTTATACTCACGAGAATTGGTATGTTGTTGGCTTAATTTT CGTAAATTTCTAATGAAACTGCCCCTGCTACTAATAACTCACATTAACTTTAAGCAAATTAGATTTGCCATTTTAAGCTTTTTGTCATTCGCATTCTTCAcatatttaacattttacCT ATATGGATTTGAGTCGATATATGAGTCGTATTTGTATCATTACGTGAGGAAAGACCACCGACATAacttttcattatatttcaatttaatgtattatattgttGATACAAACATGAAT TTGAACTTGTTTGTATCGTTTGTGCCTCAAGTTTTctgttttttaattttctctCTGGTCGCCTTTGTCGATTTGACACTTTCACTGTTTCTAATG ACCATCTCGTTCGTCTCACTTAATAAGGTGCTAACGTCACAACACTTTCTCTGGTGGATTTGCCTACTCCCACTAGTCCTGAGTAAAATTAACCTGAACTTTGGAAACCTGAGATACTTCTTGCTCTCAGTGGCTTCAGTGTTCGTGTTCAAGTTCTTCTGGCTCTTTTGTGGATACAGGCAGGAGTTTCTAGGATATTCCAGCTTTAACGAGGTGTGTGGTGGcttaatatattgtttagATGTTGTTTTCATCAACATTCCTTGTGGTCTCCCACATGCTTGTCGCATGGACTCTAATATACAATTCCTACAACAAATTGACAAAGAAAACtga
- a CDS encoding uncharacterized protein (Tap349h10.p1c.cand.213 - score = 59.06;~SMART pfam:Kelch (PF01344) at aa 365-421, E()=4.00e-05), producing MNLNSGVFGHTISPFVIYKHGFKEDSTSFDKDSRSYATSDHKTDENSDSNANSSSITTSNDSNNNNISVVIDTENCITLENVIITDNGSVSENAQKCPSSDYTSKDDNPEMSASESSSRSNNLQPDDEPTLDLKYYKEFAKNFNMMAKDDVAYTKFIDEVNMNEVKALLYGTWRPEDSEKMWLEITGPERDSNIIFLDSQIITEEDLIKSKDKPEVILSSEHMYDFVMYQVHNRTFNNKLRFNTKYVVLFGGTSIKDNSFNQYYVNMSTFLHGLNKIIVSDKLYFLDAQSFRPNWELLDTKNTPEPRAFHASCVIYVTLDTPILLVCGGFTHNKLLLETHLHVLNLGSENLTWSIFQTSGPSPPKRFGHSLAQVGNYVVLFGGCDGSNLLNDLWSLNINYGTFLVPGKISSNSWMKVPFRGLTPPPRAFHSTCKTGISSNSPMIIYGGLGGQVSPRTRLYALHSIRDDSLVWSILPVYVKCPSESRTFQTMTFVNNCVVITGGDDFKNENVKNIKSLCYSLETKSFRYVEDVVNLVLLLVVIYLLSGHQSWTAFGMLYHWGGVRNEGGKISSDDSISISNPLSKPLYFKFELVYCDESNIDELYIKYIQYASMVVTSANKLCGSNKTSNSATSNDKIKASEPKPSNDKQQNRVNLDKSGEVKTNVIDLGTNSTNVTNQGEKPLNVVQKSDKPTAQNSLETVKHDPVPITETAKPTDTVGRPRPRRSAALKCLSTIEEDNLRHKEMEKSKE from the exons ATGAATCTAAATTCCGGCGTTTTTGGTCACACAATTTCTCcatttgtaatatataaacaCGGATTTAAGGAGGATTCAACATCATTTGATAAAG attCTCGATCTTATGCAACTTCCGATCACAAAACTGATGAAAACAGTGATTCCAATGCCAATAGTTCTTCAATTACCACATCAAACGacagtaataataataatataagtGTTGTTATCGATACAGAAAATTGTATTACACttgaaaatgtaataatCACTGATAATGGCTCTGTGAGTGAGAACGCTCAGAAATGCCCATCCTCAGATTATACATCTAAAGATGACAATCCTGAGATGTCAGCCTCTGAATCTTCAAGTAGATCAAATAATCTTCAACCAGATGATGAGCCTACATTGGACTTGAAATATTACAAAGAATTTGCAAAGAATTTCAATATGATGGCCAAAGACGATGTTGCATACACCAAGTTCATTGATGAAGTTAATATGAACGAGGTGAAGGCCCTTTTATACGGAACATGGCGTCCAGAAGATAGCGAAAAAATGTGGCTGGAAATTACAGGACCAGAACGTGACAgcaatattatttttttagacTCACAGATCATAACAGAAGAGGATTTAATAAAGTCAAAAGATAAACCAGAAGTTATACTCTCATCAGAACATATGTATGATTTTGTGATGTATCAAGTCCATAATCGCACTTTCAATAATAAACTCAGATTTAATACTAAATACGTAGTTTTATTCGGAGGAACAAGTATTAAAGATAATTCGTTCAATCAGTACTACGTTAATATGTCCACATTCCTCCACG gtttaaataaaatcataGTGAGCGATAAGTTGTATTTTTTGGATGCTCAGAGCTTTAGACCAAATTGGGAGCTGTTGGATACTAAGAACACTCCAGAACCACGAGCTTTTCACGCCTCATGTGTTATCTACGTAACTCTTGACACACCAATTCTTCTTGTTTGTGGAGGTTTTACACATAATAAACTACTTTTGGAAACACATTTACATGTTTTAAACCTGGGCTCTGAAAATCTGACATGGTCCATCTTTCAAACATCAGGACCAAGTCCTCCTAAAAGATTCGGTCACTCACTTGCACAGGTCGGAAATTATGTTGTACTATTTGGAGGCTGTGACGGGTCAAATTTGCTTAACGATTTGTGGTCGTTGAATATAAACTACGGTACATTTCTAGTGCCCGGGAAAATTAGTTCAAATTCGTGGATGAAAGTACCATTTAGAGGTCTTACACCTCCACCCAGAGCATTTCACTCAACTTGTAAAACAGGCATTTCATCAAACTCACCAATg ATTATTTATGGAGGATTAGGTGGTCAAGTGTCACCTAGAACGAGACTTTATGCACTTCATTCAATCAGAGACGATTCGCTTGTTTGG AGTATATTACCGGTGTATGTTAAGTGTCCTTCAGAATCAAGAACATTCCAAA CGATGACATTTGTGAATAATTGTGTGGTAATAACGGGTGGTGACGATTTCAAGAATGAAAATGTAAAGAATATCAAGTCACTTTGCTACTCACTTGAAACCAAATCATTTCGATATGTTGAAGATGTTGTTAATCTGGTACTTCTATTagtagttatatatttgttg TCTGGACATCAATCGTGGACTGCATTTGGAATGTTATATCATTGGGGAGGGGTAAGAAATGAAGGTGGCAAGATTTCATCTGACGACTCtatttcaatttcaaatCCTCTCAGTAAGCcactttattttaaatttgaattagTATATTGTGATGAGTCTAATATTGATGAACTCTATATCAAGTATATCCAGTACGCCTCAATGGTTGTAACCAGTGCCAACAAATTATGTGGTAGCAATAAAACGTCGAACTCTGCAACTTCAAATGATAAGATTAAAGCTTCTGAACCTAAACCATCAAATGATAAACAACAGAATCGagttaatttagataaaagTGGTGAGGTAAAGACCAATGTAATCGATTTGGGTACCAATTCAACAAATGTTACAAATCAAGGTGAAAAACCTTTAAATGTAGTCCAAAAATCAGATAAACCAACGGCACAGAACAGCTTAGAAACTGTAAAACATGATCCCGTCCCTATCACTGAAACTGCAAAACCTACGGATACTGTAGGTCGGCCTAGGCCTAGGCGTTCAGCAGCTTTGAAGTGCTTATCGACAATTGAAGAGGACAACTTGAGGCACAAGGAGATGGAGAAATCAAAGGAATAA
- a CDS encoding RNA polymerase small subunit, putative (Tap349h10.p1c.C.cand.19 - score = 11.24;~SMART pfam:RNA_POL_M_15KD (PF02150) at aa 4-55, E()=6.50e-02; ZnF_C2C2 (SM00440) at aa 69-108, E()=7.08e-20) codes for MSLFCPLCHSILYFESKEYNNSSFSCLRCSYNLPVTKNYYKETVCTNVKEAGKTLFEANEFQHAPRIPAVCPSCNNKEAYFMSIQTRSADEPMTQFFVCTGCLKRWKE; via the exons ATGTCGTTATTTTGTCCATTATGCCATAgcattttatattttgagTCAAAGGAGTACAACAACTCAAGTTTCTCGTGTTTAAGGTGTTCTTATAACCTGCCGGTAACTAAAAACTACTACAAGGAGACAGTTTGTACTAATGTGAAGGAGGCTGGGAAAACACTCTTTGAAGCCAATGAATTCCAACATGCTCCTAGGATTCCAG CTGTTTGTCCTTCTTGCAACAACAAAGAGGCCTACTTCATGAGTATTCAAACGAGATCCGCTGACGAGCCAATGACTCAGTTCTTTGTGTGCACAGGATGCCTAAAAAGATGGAAAGaataa
- a CDS encoding uncharacterized protein (Tap349h10.p1c.cand.211 - score = 19.92): MENSFSNSNRNVYTRDFINSEPQTNFNSKRLYHHDRSTPPNLNLHYDIPQTNLADQFPTILLTKSELENEKIQFNENKDPEVSSCEQLGNLDTMPNVTFFRGLKQYFTNSLVVKLKKIVNHIYKNDAAHYSVENDYIVLTANEFRDRALFILKFISSSETNIVHLFLELRNCYKVIENSSLPSVGSVLHSNGYCKPCVFANKKTNYCKTGFGCNFCHYNHKLTKSKGPSKSYAKLSNDNDFFKKLIRSPRSPESSTLISTTPEDSFSLVSSMGSLTISDYKFRNEFNSKILKYSHSGPLSHENGTSNGFLETHTII; encoded by the coding sequence ATGGAAAATTCTTTTTCCAACTCAAACAGAAACGTTTATACTCGagattttataaattcagAACCACAGACAAACTTTAACTCTAAAAGACTCTACCATCATGATCGATCCACACCACCTAATTTGAATCTACATTATGATATCCCTCAAACAAACTTGGCTGACCAATTTCCAACAATTTTACTTACAAAATCTGAgttagaaaatgaaaagatCCAATTTAACGAGAATAAGGACCCAGAGGTTTCATCATGTGAACAGCTGGGAAACCTTGACACCATGCCTAACGTTACTTTTTTCAGGGGACTAAAGCAATATTTTACCAACTCTTTGGTGGTaaaattgaagaaaattgTAAACCATATTTACAAAAACGATGCCGCACATTACAGCGTAGAAAATGACTATATAGTTCTGACGGCTAATGAGTTCAGGGACAGAGCgcttttcattttaaaattcatttCTTCGTCAGAAACAAACATTGTTCACTTGTTTCTGGAGCTTAGAAACTGTTACAAGGTCATTGAAAACAGCTCACTCCCAAGTGTTGGCTCAGTTTTGCACTCAAATGGTTACTGCAAGCCCTGCGTGTTCGCAAATAAGAAGACGAATTACTGCAAAACAGGTTTCGGTTGTAACTTCTGCCATTACAACCATAAACTCACAAAGTCAAAGGGACCATCAAAATCCTACGCTAAACTTTCGAATGATAATGACTTTTTCAAAAAGTTAATCAGATCACCGAGGAGTCCCGAGTCATCCACTTTAATTTCAACAACTCCTGAGGACTCCTTTTCACTAGTAAGTTCGATGGGATCACTGACCATAAGTGATTACAAGTTCAGGAATGAGTTTAactctaaaattttaaaatactcACACTCTGGCCCATTGAGTCATGAAAATGGGACTTCAAATGGATTTCTAGAAACCCATACCATAATATGA
- a CDS encoding uncharacterized protein (1 probable transmembrane helix predicted for TA08880 by TMHMM2.0 at aa 20-39;~Signal anchor predicted for TA08880 by SignalP 2.0 HMM (Signal peptide probability 0.000, signal anchor probability 1.000) with cleavage site probability 0.000 between residues 40 and 41) has protein sequence MFRRGRSTDRNEEEEQSNRLSHLLLFLILCITFLLYFGYSDLPSKQEQPVINKIRASTDESTIYYHNKIYLHSSFTVPQVSLRLLNEINIRVESSTAQNVFQDHVLSWKYMENSTIHFKTFENTYGLISISAHRDSSVPNESTGKFIYFGLVRANRNICETNSSNSWTCQKDHDQFNNSYDSKYCLLVLKSNRINDILQFTHDFLTDYTLHKSDMTVGMFCGNPLISRTANSENELYFINFNTESDYKVAPFFICKFSTVLMDVNECFNTEVTSANLSLPLSLIHDPTTDVLVTANYNPDNKNLNLITFNSNRLSFKAAYRSIPAPSVLGKAPKGGCSSQVRINIEISYIIGDAAPYEILGIYDVGKSTHQYHNLYM, from the exons ATGTTTCGTCGTGGTCGAAGTACTGATAGGAACGAGGAAGAAGAACAAAGTAACAGACTCAGCCACCTCCTATTGTTCTTAATTCTATGTATAACGTTTCTGTTATACTTTGGATACAGCGATCTACCGTCGAAACAGGAACAGCCAGTG ATTAACAAAATTCGCGCTAGCACGGATGAATCAACGATATATTATCacaataaaatatacttGCATTCTTCCTTCACAGTACCACAAGTATCACTCAGACTTCTAAACGAAATTAACATCCGAGTGGAATCGTCCACAGCACAAAATGTATTCCAAGACCACGTCCTATCGTGGAAGTACATGGAAAACTCAAcaatacattttaaaacatttgAAAATACATATGGATTGATATCAATTTCAGCACATAGAGACTCATCAGTGCCAAATGAATCCACAGGAAAGTTTATCTACTTCGGATTAGTCAGAGCCAATCGCAATATTTGTGAAACAAATTCATCAAATTCATGGACTTGCCAGAAGGACCATGACCAGTTTAACAACTCATATGACTCTAAATACTGCTTGCTTGTCCTTAAGTCTAACAGgattaatgatatattgCAATTCACACATGACTTTCTCACAGACTACACATTACATAAATCAG ATATGACTGTGGGAATGTTCTGTGGAAACCCGCTGATTTCAAGGACGGCTAACTCGGAAAACGAACTCtatttcataaattttaatacagAAAGTGATTATAAGGTGGCGCCATTCTTCATTTGTAAATTCTCAACAGTGTTGATGGATGTAAACGAGTGCTTCAATACTGAAGTTACCTCAGCTAATTTGAGCCTACCACTGTCACTGATCCATGACCCGACTACAGACGTTCTAGTGACGGCAAACTATAACCCTGACAATAAGAACCTAAATCTCATCACGTTTAACTCTAACAGATTGTCTTTTAAGGCGGCATATAGGTCAATACCGGCACCAAGTG TGTTGGGAAAAGCTCCAAAGGGCGGGTGTTCTTCGCAGGTACGGATAAATATCGAAATAAGTTATATAATAGGTGATGCGGCGCCTTATGAAATACTGGGAATTTACGACGTTGGAAAATCGACGCACCAATATCATAATCTGTACATGTAA